A segment of the Alistipes communis genome:
ATCCAGGGCGATTCGCTGGCGGGTTTCTACCGCAGACTGGACAGCGGGGTAGCCGACCGGCACGACATTTCGTTCATCGGCGAACAGCGGGTGTTCGACCGGCGTTTCACCGAGGCGGAGAACGACGAAGAGGCGCTCGGATCGTGTTACAGCGATTACGCCACGCAGGTCATAGGCGGCAATACGTTCGACTATCCGCGTTTGCACGGCGCATCGATCGTGCGGGCGGGCTACTCCTTCTGTTCCGCTTCGGCCGCGGCGCTGGCTGCGGGGGCGGTGAAGACCGACGACTACTTCTTCATGGATGTGATTTTCGGCAAACAACGCTCTGTCGAAATGGGGCGCGGCACGAGCGGCGTCGAGTTCCGCGTCTTTCCCGAGGGGTTGCGGCGTGCACTTGGCGAGTTCACCGCTTCGGGTCGTTCGCTCTTCGTGTCGGGCAGTTTCATCGCCACCGATCCGTGGCGGTCGCCTGCGTCGACGGATGAAGAGCGGGCATTCGTGAAGTCGGTTCTTCGGTACGATTATCGCGGGGGACAGGCTTCGCGCCGGGGCGAGGCGCGCATCGTGGCTTCGCCGGCCCGCATGGATCGCGAACGGTTCTATTTCAACACCGAACCGTGCCGCGACTTCTATCCCGTCGAGGCTCCCGACGCGCTGCGTCCGGTCGGGGGTGGGTTCACCGTCATGCGGTACGACGACGGCGACCAGACCGCCGCCGTGGGCTACACGGGCGACTACCGTTCGCTGGCGATGGGATTCCCGTTCGAGGCGATCGTCGACGAGGGGCAGCGCGACCGGCTGATGCAGCAGATCATGAATTTTCTAGAACCGCGCAAATAGTATGTTTACAATAAATTAAATAGTATTACCTGTTATGTCACTCGAACAACAAATCTCGAAGGGTATCATGGAGGCCATGAAGGCCAAGGAGCCCGTGCGTCTGCAAACGCTGCGCAACATCAAGAAGTACATCATCGAGGCGAAAACCGCCGGTACGGAGATCGCCGAACTGCCCGACGCCGACGTGGTGAAGATCATCGCCAAGCTGGCCAAGCAGGGGAGCGACTCGGCCGAGATCTACCGCCAGCAGAACCGTGCCGATCTGGCCGAGGAGGAGCTGGCGCAGGTGGCCGTGATGCAGGAGTTCCTGCCCCGGCAGCTGTCGCCCGAGGAGTTGACCGAAGCCGTGCGTGCCGTCATCGCCGAAGTGGGCGCCACCTCGGTCAAGGAGATGGGAAAGGTCATGGGCGTTGCCTCGAAGCGGCTTGCCGGACAGGCCGACGGCAAGGACATTTCGGCCAAAGTCCGGGAGCTGTTGGGCTGAGATGACCTTCCCGCATCCGCATAGCCTCCGCACCGTTTCGATGCCGCTCGGTATGGTGGTCGGGGCGATGTTCTGCCGGCCGATCGCGGCGTTGGAAACGGCCAGCGGCGGAATGATTACCCCGTCGCTCATCTTCCTGATGCTCTTTTTCACCTTCTGCCGCGTCGACGTGCGCAGTATGCGGCTGCAACCGCTTCACCTCTGGCTGCTGACGGCGCAGATCGTTTTCAGCGTGGCCGTTTACGGGATTCTGCTGCCGTTCAGCCCGACAGTAGCGCAAGGCGGGATGATCTGCGTGCTGACACCCATCGCAATGGCCGCCGTCGTGATCGGCGGAATGCTGGGCGCCGACATCGTTTCGATGACCACGTTCAGCCTGCTCTGCAACATGACGATCGCCGTCGTCGCACCCTTCATCCTCTCGGTGGTCGGCAGCGGCGACTGCTCGCTGGCCGTCATACTGGCCAGGGTCGCGCCGCTGCTGATCCTGCCCTTCGCCGCCGCACAGGGCTGCCGCGCCTTAATACCGAAGGTAAGCGGCTGGGTGGCCGCCCACAGTCAGATTTCGTTCTACCTGTGGCTCGTGTCGCTGACGGTCATCATCGGCCGCACGACGACCTTCATTCTGGATCATCCCGAGGCCGACGGCGCCGTCGAGACCGCGTTGGCTGCCACGGCGCTCGTGATCTGCCTCGTGCAGTTCAGGTTCGGCCGCTGGCTGGGACGTCGCTACGGCGATGCGGTCGCCGGCGGACAGTCGCTCGGACAGAAGAATACGGTGCTGGCCGTCTGGATGGCGCAATCGTTTCTCGATCCGATCTCGTCGGTCGCTCCGACGGCCTATATCGTGTGGCAGAACTTCGTGAATAGTTATCAGATCTATAAAAAGGACAGAGAAGCGGTGAAAAATCAAATATAAATAGCTGTTATTTAGTATTTTATATTTATTATCGAATTTTCGGTTGTTTCGATACTTTTCCCGATAAAGCCCATAATTGCCCGATATTTGTTACTATTTTGTTACTCAAAGATGCCGTAGTAACAAAACAAATTCGCTATATTTGCCGTTGGAGCAATAAACGGGAATGGGTATGGCGAAGCAGAAACAGACGGTCAAATTGAAGGAGCCGGTGCGAATCCGGTTCAAGCAACTCTCCAACGGAAATCAATCTATCTATTTGGATTATTATACGGGCGACGTAATTCGTAAGGAGAACTATGTCGGCGGCAAACGGAAATACGAGTTTCTGAAACTATACCTTATCCCCGAACGGACGCGGGAGGACAAGGCGAAGAACGAAGCGACGCTTGCCCTTGCCAAAGCCATTCAGAGCAAACGGATCGTCGAGGTGCAGAACGACGCACACGGTTTCCAGAACACGAACAAGTCCAAAGCGAACCTGCTCGATTATCTGGAAAACATTCGCAAAAAATCCGTCGAGCGGGGAAGTACGAACTATGCTCGTACCGTGTTGAATACGATTCGTGAGTTGAAGCTGTTCCGCGGCGACTACATCGCTTTTCGGGATGTCGATAAGGAGTTTCTCGCGGAGTTCACCGACTTTTTGCGGCAAGCCCCCAAAGCTAGCCGTTACGGATTGCGGAAAATCGGCGGTGGATTATTGAGCAATAATTCGGTCGTCGCCTACTACGGAACGCTCCGAACGGCTATCAATCGCGCTTACAAGGAGGGGATTATC
Coding sequences within it:
- a CDS encoding GatB/YqeY domain-containing protein; this translates as MSLEQQISKGIMEAMKAKEPVRLQTLRNIKKYIIEAKTAGTEIAELPDADVVKIIAKLAKQGSDSAEIYRQQNRADLAEEELAQVAVMQEFLPRQLSPEELTEAVRAVIAEVGATSVKEMGKVMGVASKRLAGQADGKDISAKVRELLG
- a CDS encoding transporter, whose translation is MTFPHPHSLRTVSMPLGMVVGAMFCRPIAALETASGGMITPSLIFLMLFFTFCRVDVRSMRLQPLHLWLLTAQIVFSVAVYGILLPFSPTVAQGGMICVLTPIAMAAVVIGGMLGADIVSMTTFSLLCNMTIAVVAPFILSVVGSGDCSLAVILARVAPLLILPFAAAQGCRALIPKVSGWVAAHSQISFYLWLVSLTVIIGRTTTFILDHPEADGAVETALAATALVICLVQFRFGRWLGRRYGDAVAGGQSLGQKNTVLAVWMAQSFLDPISSVAPTAYIVWQNFVNSYQIYKKDREAVKNQI
- a CDS encoding site-specific integrase; the encoded protein is MAKQKQTVKLKEPVRIRFKQLSNGNQSIYLDYYTGDVIRKENYVGGKRKYEFLKLYLIPERTREDKAKNEATLALAKAIQSKRIVEVQNDAHGFQNTNKSKANLLDYLENIRKKSVERGSTNYARTVLNTIRELKLFRGDYIAFRDVDKEFLAEFTDFLRQAPKASRYGLRKIGGGLLSNNSVVAYYGTLRTAINRAYKEGIITVNPTKEFDFAGKVRQEPSRREYLTIDELKTLINTECRHEIVKRAFLFSCLCGLRVSDIRKLKWCDLQRSGGRVRIEITMQKTKEPLYLPISDEALKWLPERGEASDSDFIFPLTHEGTVNDTLQHWAKVAGITKHISFHVARHTHATMMLTLGADLYTVSKLLGHKNIATTQIYAKIVDKKKEEAIGLIPNLTE